One segment of Ignavibacteriales bacterium DNA contains the following:
- a CDS encoding dipeptidase, which produces MEKILQYIKENQEQFLAELKTLISFPSISNSKDHQPDMMRCAKWLSDHIAGLGMKNVQIFHTPGHPVVYGEWLQAPGKPTVLVYGHYDVQPVEPLELWKSPPFEGTIHDGNIYGRGASDDKGQLFTHLKGIEAFLKNSGSLPVNIKIILEGEEEIGSEHLEPFLREHKDLLKADLVLISDTSMFARGVPSVCYGLRGLSYMQVDLVGPERDLHSGSYGGSVHNSIQALTEIISSLHDKNGKITIPGFYDDVLKLSKEERAAFKKLPWSDKKFAKELGVKELYGEKGFTTIERLWARPTLECNGIWGGFTGEGAKTVLPSKASAKISMRLVPNQKPAKIAKLFEKHIKSLTPKTVRVSVRNLHGGEPAITLIDSPGVRTAISALEKGFGKKPLYQREGGSIPIVVQFKKILGSDSVLLGFGLPDENAHSPNEFLNLDNFFGGIRTVVHFYNELPNFMK; this is translated from the coding sequence ATGGAAAAAATTCTTCAATATATAAAAGAGAATCAAGAACAATTTCTCGCAGAACTTAAAACTCTCATCAGTTTTCCCAGTATCAGTAATTCTAAGGATCACCAACCCGATATGATGAGATGCGCAAAATGGTTGAGCGATCATATAGCCGGATTAGGGATGAAAAATGTTCAGATCTTTCATACGCCAGGACATCCTGTCGTTTATGGAGAGTGGCTACAAGCTCCCGGCAAACCAACAGTACTTGTATATGGTCACTACGATGTTCAACCTGTAGAACCACTTGAACTTTGGAAATCGCCACCATTCGAGGGAACTATTCATGATGGAAATATTTATGGGCGCGGTGCGTCGGATGATAAGGGGCAACTATTCACACATTTAAAGGGCATTGAAGCATTTTTGAAGAATAGCGGTTCTTTGCCGGTGAATATAAAAATAATTTTAGAAGGAGAAGAAGAAATAGGGAGTGAACACCTGGAGCCATTTCTTAGAGAACACAAAGACTTGTTGAAAGCAGATTTAGTTCTTATCTCGGATACGTCGATGTTTGCACGCGGGGTTCCATCGGTCTGTTATGGCTTGCGCGGATTAAGTTATATGCAAGTTGATCTGGTTGGTCCGGAGAGAGATTTGCACTCCGGTTCATACGGCGGATCCGTTCATAATTCAATTCAGGCATTGACCGAAATAATTTCGTCACTTCACGATAAGAATGGGAAAATAACAATTCCCGGTTTTTATGACGACGTATTGAAGCTATCGAAAGAAGAACGTGCTGCTTTTAAAAAATTACCATGGAGCGATAAGAAATTTGCCAAAGAGTTGGGCGTGAAAGAATTGTATGGTGAGAAAGGTTTTACCACGATTGAACGTTTATGGGCGCGACCCACACTTGAATGTAACGGCATCTGGGGCGGCTTCACGGGTGAAGGCGCAAAAACTGTTCTTCCTTCTAAAGCATCTGCAAAAATATCGATGCGCCTGGTTCCAAATCAAAAGCCCGCTAAAATTGCAAAGTTATTTGAGAAACATATCAAGAGCCTCACTCCAAAAACCGTAAGAGTATCGGTGAGAAATCTACATGGAGGTGAACCGGCTATTACACTCATTGACAGCCCCGGTGTTAGAACCGCAATATCTGCTTTGGAAAAAGGGTTTGGCAAAAAACCGCTTTATCAGCGCGAGGGTGGATCTATTCCTATCGTGGTTCAGTTTAAAAAAATTCTGGGATCCGATTCTGTTCTACTCGGTTTTGGTTTGCCTGATGAAAACGCCCACTCACCAAACGAATTTCTAAATCTCGATAATTTTTTTGGCGGCATAAGAACGGTTGTGCACTTCTATAATGAATTGCCAAATTTTATGAAGTAA
- the nuoB gene encoding NADH-quinone oxidoreductase subunit NuoB, translating to MGLLDKKFDNSNIVITTMDELLNWARLSSMWPVQFGLACCAIEMMATGASHYDLDRFGVFFRATPRQADVMIISGTVTMKMAPRIKLLFDQMSEPRYVISMGSCANCGGPYWEHGYHVLKGVDRVIPVDVYIPGCPPRPEALLEGIMKLQEKIRSESLAKKSA from the coding sequence ATGGGATTATTAGATAAAAAATTTGACAACAGTAATATTGTCATTACAACAATGGACGAACTGTTAAACTGGGCTCGGCTCTCTTCGATGTGGCCCGTTCAATTCGGGCTTGCCTGCTGTGCTATTGAAATGATGGCTACCGGTGCATCTCATTATGATCTTGATAGATTCGGAGTTTTTTTCCGCGCAACCCCAAGACAAGCAGATGTAATGATCATTTCCGGTACGGTTACGATGAAAATGGCCCCTCGGATAAAATTATTATTCGATCAAATGTCGGAACCACGATATGTAATCTCCATGGGAAGCTGCGCGAACTGCGGCGGTCCGTACTGGGAACATGGTTATCATGTTTTAAAAGGAGTTGACCGAGTAATTCCTGTTGACGTTTATATACCTGGGTGTCCACCGAGACCGGAAGCGTTGTTGGAAGGGATAATGAAATTGCAAGAGAAAATCCGCTCAGAAAGTTTAGCTAAAAAGAGTGCCTGA
- the ccsA gene encoding cytochrome c biogenesis protein CcsA has protein sequence MIMFINLLEIILPICYFATTWTYAKSFYKNSKLAESLKVRFIFVTLIIHGLYIFFRTLQYNHPPVTTVFEIFSLIAFTVTLAYAYIEIRTKNRSTGYFILIFPFFSQLISSLFIKELTEIPQVLRSNLLGIHVGSALIGYAAITISAVYGFLYLMLYHDIKSSHFTVIYKRLPNLEMLERMSFTATVFGFIFLTIAISIGYVWLPRAIEKFSYADPKLLSTIIVWLIYAAGLTAKKIVGWQGRRIMVLSLIGFIITIFSMTVINFFFSSFHKFI, from the coding sequence ATGATTATGTTTATTAATTTACTCGAAATTATTCTCCCCATTTGTTATTTCGCCACAACCTGGACTTATGCAAAAAGTTTTTATAAAAATTCGAAGCTTGCCGAATCGCTTAAAGTACGATTTATTTTTGTTACATTGATAATCCACGGATTGTACATATTTTTTAGAACTTTACAATACAATCATCCTCCAGTAACAACAGTTTTCGAGATTTTTTCATTAATCGCCTTTACTGTAACGCTTGCTTACGCTTACATAGAAATTCGGACCAAGAACAGATCGACCGGATATTTCATCTTAATATTTCCATTTTTCTCGCAATTAATCTCATCGCTGTTCATTAAAGAGTTGACAGAAATACCGCAGGTTTTACGAAGCAATCTGCTTGGAATTCATGTTGGGAGCGCGCTCATCGGTTATGCTGCAATCACTATCTCGGCTGTTTATGGCTTCCTTTATTTAATGTTATATCACGATATTAAATCGAGTCATTTTACTGTCATTTACAAACGACTTCCGAATCTTGAAATGCTCGAGAGGATGAGTTTTACCGCAACGGTCTTCGGATTCATATTCCTCACGATTGCGATATCAATCGGATATGTATGGCTGCCACGAGCGATTGAAAAATTTTCGTATGCCGACCCCAAACTTCTTAGCACAATAATAGTATGGTTAATTTATGCGGCGGGTTTGACGGCAAAAAAAATTGTCGGTTGGCAAGGGCGAAGAATTATGGTATTATCTCTCATCGGATTTATTATTACAATATTTTCGATGACCGTGATCAATTTTTTCTTCAGCAGTTTCCATAAATTTATTTAA
- the nuoL gene encoding NADH-quinone oxidoreductase subunit L produces MTPELLVKLSLVILFLPLFSFIVLIVFGKQLSRQGDWFGTSILFICLAFSSLILYIKLTSIPEAINFSFLWIDFGIVPLLGALKISLGLVLDNLSAIMLVVVSIVSALVHLFSIGYMHGDVRYSRYFAYLGIFTFSMFLIVLTNNFFTMYVGWELVGLSSYLLIGHWYEKKSASNAAIKAFVVNRVGDIGMFAGIMILFYTFKTFGFNEIFFAISSGKIPMGSEGWLTASGILIFCGAIGKSAQFPLHVWLPDAMEGPTPVSALIHAATMVAAGVYLVARTYPIMTADALMVIAYIGAITAFISATIAIAQNDIKKVLAYSTISQLGYMVMGLGVGAYTAGFFHLTTHAMFKAGLFLGSGSVIHAMHNALHHQKDHHTDPQDIRNMGGLAKKMKITFATFLIYTLAISGVPFTSGFLSKDEVLAGTLAFGGLTGHYLIPIIGFLVAGLTAFYMFRLVILTFLGTPVDNQRLEHIHESPKTMTIPLIIFAILSFFIFFSFNPFGASSGWFYHAIEKPEMIVPAAVQATGAVQFEEALHHSHTTAMVLSLIVAGLGILLAYTTYKWKKINADVVAEKLNPVYKFLLNKWYFDELYGKMVVGATLAFTNILRWFDNNIIDGIVNGTASWTKAIVFGYNDHRKETRYSSLIFILFGALLSILVAFFTGQWFWAQGAIGFAIIMSVLSGALSFFFFWSGAGGFDKHVVDGLVNGIAYVSGFFGLIFRKFQTGRVQTYIVFVLFGVMVLFYIFR; encoded by the coding sequence TTGACACCGGAACTGCTTGTAAAATTATCACTCGTAATACTTTTTCTTCCACTTTTCAGTTTTATCGTTCTCATTGTTTTCGGGAAACAACTTTCAAGACAGGGAGATTGGTTCGGTACTTCCATTCTCTTTATCTGTCTTGCTTTTTCTTCTTTAATCCTCTACATAAAATTAACGAGCATTCCCGAAGCCATAAATTTTAGTTTTCTCTGGATAGATTTCGGTATTGTACCGCTCCTCGGCGCATTAAAAATTTCTTTGGGTTTGGTGCTGGATAATCTTTCGGCAATCATGCTTGTTGTTGTAAGCATCGTGAGCGCGCTTGTTCATCTTTTTTCAATCGGTTACATGCACGGGGATGTGAGATATTCCCGATACTTCGCATATCTCGGAATATTCACGTTTTCGATGTTTTTAATTGTTCTGACGAACAACTTTTTTACAATGTACGTCGGTTGGGAATTGGTTGGTTTAAGCTCATATCTTCTGATAGGCCATTGGTATGAGAAAAAATCGGCATCGAACGCCGCTATAAAAGCATTTGTCGTTAACCGGGTGGGCGATATCGGTATGTTTGCCGGTATCATGATTCTGTTTTATACTTTTAAAACATTCGGATTCAATGAAATATTTTTTGCTATAAGTTCCGGAAAAATTCCTATGGGAAGCGAAGGATGGCTCACGGCTTCCGGTATTCTTATTTTCTGCGGTGCAATAGGTAAGTCTGCGCAATTCCCACTCCATGTATGGCTGCCCGATGCTATGGAAGGTCCGACACCTGTTAGCGCCCTTATTCATGCCGCAACCATGGTTGCCGCTGGTGTTTATCTTGTCGCACGCACGTATCCAATCATGACTGCGGACGCATTGATGGTGATAGCTTATATCGGTGCGATCACCGCGTTTATTTCTGCTACAATTGCTATCGCTCAGAATGATATTAAAAAAGTTCTTGCATATTCGACTATCTCTCAACTCGGATATATGGTGATGGGTTTGGGAGTTGGCGCTTACACAGCAGGATTCTTTCACCTGACAACTCACGCGATGTTCAAAGCCGGATTATTTCTCGGTTCCGGTTCGGTGATTCATGCGATGCACAACGCTCTTCATCATCAGAAAGATCATCACACAGATCCGCAAGATATAAGAAATATGGGTGGACTTGCCAAGAAGATGAAAATAACTTTTGCAACTTTTTTAATTTATACTCTAGCTATCTCGGGAGTTCCGTTTACATCAGGATTTTTAAGCAAAGATGAAGTTCTTGCAGGCACATTAGCTTTCGGCGGATTGACCGGACATTATTTAATTCCGATCATCGGATTTTTGGTCGCCGGCTTAACTGCATTTTATATGTTCCGACTTGTGATTTTAACATTTCTTGGCACGCCGGTAGACAATCAGCGTTTAGAGCATATCCATGAATCTCCAAAAACGATGACAATACCATTGATAATTTTCGCCATACTTAGTTTCTTTATCTTCTTCTCGTTCAATCCGTTTGGTGCTTCCTCCGGCTGGTTCTACCATGCAATCGAAAAACCGGAGATGATTGTTCCTGCGGCTGTTCAAGCGACAGGCGCTGTTCAATTTGAAGAAGCCCTGCATCATTCTCACACTACAGCTATGGTTCTATCATTGATTGTTGCCGGACTTGGAATATTGCTCGCATATACAACATATAAATGGAAAAAGATCAATGCCGATGTTGTCGCAGAAAAGTTAAACCCAGTCTATAAATTCCTTTTAAATAAATGGTATTTTGATGAGCTTTATGGCAAAATGGTCGTAGGTGCAACACTCGCATTCACAAATATTCTCCGGTGGTTCGATAATAATATCATAGATGGTATTGTAAACGGTACTGCAAGCTGGACAAAAGCAATAGTTTTTGGATATAACGATCATAGAAAAGAAACACGATACAGTTCTCTCATATTTATTTTATTTGGAGCTCTGCTTTCTATTCTTGTTGCATTCTTCACGGGACAATGGTTCTGGGCACAAGGAGCTATCGGTTTTGCAATTATAATGTCAGTGTTAAGCGGTGCTCTATCGTTCTTTTTCTTTTGGTCGGGTGCGGGCGGATTCGATAAGCACGTCGTGGATGGACTTGTAAACGGCATTGCGTATGTCTCTGGATTTTTCGGATTAATATTCCGAAAATTTCAAACCGGGCGTGTACAAACTTACATTGTGTTTGTACTCTTCGGTGTTATGGTATTGTTTTATATTTTTCGTTAA
- a CDS encoding NADH-quinone oxidoreductase subunit J: MNLVDIIFYFFALITLVSAAITVYSRNIIYSAFSLLFTFFGVAGIYVLLNADFIAVAQILIYVGGILMLLVFGVMLTHKVINVEIKTGILNVVPGSIITAIIGGTLCGVFVVTDWLTVEGVPPMKSTTNEIGTMFMTKYLLPFEIASVVLLVALIGAAYIARRDKSKSQSA, encoded by the coding sequence ATGAATCTTGTTGATATTATTTTCTACTTCTTCGCGTTAATAACGCTTGTCTCGGCTGCTATAACGGTTTATTCACGGAATATTATTTATTCTGCATTTTCACTCTTATTCACTTTTTTCGGAGTCGCGGGCATTTACGTTCTTCTTAATGCCGATTTCATCGCTGTCGCACAAATTTTAATATATGTCGGTGGAATTTTGATGCTTCTAGTGTTCGGAGTGATGTTGACTCATAAAGTTATTAACGTAGAAATTAAAACAGGAATATTAAACGTCGTTCCCGGTTCTATTATTACGGCAATTATCGGCGGAACGCTATGCGGCGTTTTCGTTGTGACTGATTGGCTGACTGTAGAAGGCGTACCGCCAATGAAATCTACAACCAATGAAATTGGAACGATGTTCATGACAAAATATCTACTGCCGTTTGAAATAGCGTCTGTAGTTTTATTGGTGGCGTTAATCGGTGCCGCTTACATTGCCCGGCGCGATAAATCAAAAAGTCAATCTGCATAA
- the nuoH gene encoding NADH-quinone oxidoreductase subunit NuoH, which translates to MEQILRNIIDNDIFVYIIMGIVPLVWIVPYALFAIWLERKISAHMQDRLGPMRTGGWHGWSQTIADMLKLLQKEDIIPAAADKTLFNIAPYIIFIAAYAGYAVIPFSSGFIGADINVGVFYIIAITSLAVVGILMGGWASNNKWSLLGAMRATAQIVSYEIPSVLAVLAVVMIAGTLSLQEINNLQTGWFWNWFAFQKFPFIFVAFIIYFVASLAEVNRVPFDIPEAESELVAGYITEYSGMKFAMFMFAEFVNMFAVSAVAATLFFGGWNSPFGEFLSGPIWGVFWFLSKGMLLVSVQMWLRWTLPRLRVDQLMYVSWKVLTPWAFACVIAVGLWVML; encoded by the coding sequence ATGGAACAGATTCTTAGAAATATTATCGACAATGATATTTTTGTATACATTATAATGGGCATTGTTCCGTTAGTCTGGATTGTGCCTTATGCATTATTCGCTATATGGCTTGAACGAAAAATATCGGCACATATGCAAGACCGGCTTGGTCCGATGCGCACCGGCGGATGGCACGGATGGTCTCAGACTATCGCAGACATGTTAAAGCTTTTACAGAAAGAAGATATTATTCCGGCGGCGGCAGATAAAACTCTTTTTAATATCGCGCCATATATTATTTTTATCGCCGCTTACGCGGGATATGCAGTGATTCCGTTCAGCAGTGGATTTATCGGAGCCGATATAAATGTTGGAGTGTTTTATATCATTGCGATCACTTCACTCGCGGTTGTGGGGATTTTGATGGGGGGTTGGGCTTCGAACAATAAGTGGTCGCTACTCGGAGCTATGCGGGCAACAGCCCAAATAGTAAGTTACGAAATTCCATCAGTGCTCGCCGTTCTTGCTGTTGTCATGATTGCGGGAACATTATCGCTTCAGGAAATTAATAATTTACAAACAGGATGGTTCTGGAATTGGTTCGCATTTCAGAAATTTCCTTTTATATTCGTCGCATTTATTATTTATTTTGTCGCTTCACTTGCCGAAGTGAATCGTGTTCCGTTCGACATCCCTGAAGCCGAATCGGAACTTGTAGCCGGATATATAACTGAGTATAGCGGAATGAAATTCGCGATGTTCATGTTTGCCGAGTTTGTAAATATGTTCGCGGTATCGGCAGTTGCGGCAACATTATTCTTCGGCGGATGGAACAGTCCATTCGGTGAATTTCTAAGCGGACCAATCTGGGGTGTCTTCTGGTTTTTATCTAAAGGAATGTTGCTTGTATCTGTTCAAATGTGGCTGAGATGGACTTTACCGCGGTTGCGGGTAGATCAACTGATGTATGTTTCGTGGAAAGTTCTTACACCATGGGCTTTCGCCTGTGTGATCGCGGTCGGTTTGTGGGTGATGTTGTAA
- a CDS encoding cob(I)yrinic acid a,c-diamide adenosyltransferase: MKIYTKTGDKGETSLFGGKRLPKDSLRIETYGTIDELNSLIGLSRSLNEHQEIELLLCDLQSELFVLGAELATPTGVKNSSIKFLSTDNIIRFEKLIDDIEVRLPPLKNFILPGGNKCAAMLHYARTVCRRAERLLVRLTRDESVRDFPVIYLNRLSDFLFVIARLSNSLSNTPETKWSAE, encoded by the coding sequence GTGAAAATTTATACCAAAACCGGAGATAAGGGGGAAACATCGTTATTCGGCGGAAAACGATTGCCGAAAGATTCACTCCGAATAGAAACATACGGAACCATTGATGAGTTAAATAGTTTGATTGGTCTTAGCCGCTCACTGAATGAACATCAGGAAATTGAACTCCTGTTGTGCGATCTTCAATCGGAACTATTCGTGCTTGGTGCGGAACTCGCAACTCCTACCGGTGTGAAAAATTCTTCAATAAAATTTCTTTCTACCGATAATATAATTCGTTTCGAAAAACTGATCGATGACATCGAGGTTAGACTTCCACCTTTGAAAAATTTTATTTTACCAGGAGGGAATAAATGTGCCGCAATGCTTCATTATGCACGGACGGTTTGCAGACGAGCGGAACGGTTGTTAGTTCGTTTAACGCGGGATGAATCGGTTCGTGATTTTCCAGTCATCTATCTTAATCGCTTATCAGACTTTCTCTTTGTAATTGCTCGCTTATCAAATTCTCTTTCGAATACGCCTGAAACAAAATGGTCAGCTGAATAA
- the nuoK gene encoding NADH-quinone oxidoreductase subunit NuoK, with translation MQVGLSHYLFLSGILFALGLYGVVTRRNAILVLMGIELILNAANINFIAFARYGGMQIDGQMIAVFVIILAAAEAAIALAIVLNIYKQFKTVNVDEINKLKE, from the coding sequence ATGCAAGTCGGATTATCACATTACCTTTTCCTGAGCGGAATACTTTTCGCGCTCGGTCTTTATGGCGTGGTCACACGCCGTAATGCTATCCTCGTTTTAATGGGAATCGAGTTGATACTTAATGCCGCGAATATCAACTTCATTGCATTTGCCCGTTACGGCGGAATGCAGATAGACGGACAGATGATAGCAGTGTTTGTAATAATATTAGCGGCGGCAGAAGCGGCGATAGCGCTGGCAATCGTTTTGAATATCTACAAACAATTCAAGACGGTAAATGTTGACGAAATTAATAAGTTGAAGGAGTAA
- a CDS encoding NADH-quinone oxidoreductase subunit I, protein MRKYFSDIYKTIWSILIGMRVTFGHLFIPAVTIQYPDVKPKLPERARNRLYVNMDDCIGCLQCEMACPVNCIEIETVKSLPTDDLGTTSSGQKKKLWVTKFDIDIAKCCFCGLCVYPCPTECIKMTEVYEFSEFDRNNLLYNFVTLTKEEVETVKTKAAEYEKEQAAKKAAAAAQVKTTPVAPPAQQPPPVQPS, encoded by the coding sequence ATGAGAAAATATTTTTCAGATATTTATAAAACAATATGGTCGATACTGATCGGGATGCGGGTAACATTCGGTCATTTGTTTATTCCGGCGGTTACCATACAATATCCCGACGTTAAACCCAAGCTGCCCGAACGTGCCCGGAACCGTTTGTATGTAAATATGGATGATTGCATCGGTTGTTTGCAATGCGAGATGGCTTGTCCGGTTAATTGCATTGAAATTGAAACCGTAAAATCATTACCGACCGACGATCTTGGAACCACTTCATCAGGTCAGAAGAAAAAACTTTGGGTTACAAAATTTGATATCGATATCGCAAAATGTTGTTTCTGCGGTCTTTGCGTATATCCGTGCCCAACCGAATGTATAAAGATGACAGAGGTTTACGAATTTTCGGAATTCGATAGAAATAATTTGCTTTATAATTTCGTAACTCTGACCAAAGAAGAAGTTGAAACAGTGAAAACCAAAGCAGCGGAATATGAAAAAGAACAAGCTGCAAAAAAAGCTGCCGCTGCCGCGCAAGTCAAAACAACACCTGTTGCACCGCCGGCGCAACAACCACCCCCGGTTCAACCATCGTAA
- a CDS encoding NADH-quinone oxidoreductase subunit C, which yields MTHQEIHEKIKSQFPAAVIESKTEGVVDPFIKITPESVSDVAAFIRSNEDLEFDFLMCLSGIDYGKGTLGAVYNIFSMKHRHKLNLKVEVPKDKAEVPSVSHLWNTANWHEREVYDLIGIVFIGHPDPRRILMPYDWEGHPLRKDYKTPEFYQGMKIPY from the coding sequence ATGACCCATCAAGAAATTCACGAAAAAATAAAATCACAATTCCCTGCGGCAGTTATAGAATCAAAGACTGAAGGCGTTGTTGATCCGTTCATAAAAATCACACCTGAATCGGTTTCAGACGTAGCTGCTTTTATCAGGAGCAATGAAGATCTTGAGTTTGACTTTCTAATGTGCTTGAGCGGAATTGATTACGGCAAAGGAACACTTGGTGCGGTGTACAATATATTTTCGATGAAACATCGACACAAGCTGAACCTGAAAGTTGAAGTTCCGAAAGATAAAGCTGAAGTGCCGTCGGTATCTCATCTCTGGAATACGGCGAACTGGCACGAGCGTGAAGTGTATGACCTGATCGGAATAGTTTTTATCGGTCATCCCGATCCTCGTCGCATTTTGATGCCGTATGATTGGGAAGGGCACCCGCTTCGAAAAGATTATAAAACCCCGGAATTTTATCAAGGCATGAAAATTCCTTATTGA
- a CDS encoding NADH-quinone oxidoreductase subunit D: MAEILEESIKTSTGSTLRREEMVINMGPQHPSTHGVLRLEVVVDGEIVVDVIPHIGYLHRCFEKHAENMTGYQQVVPYVDRMDYCAAMNMDFGYVLAVEKLLGIQVPERVEYIRVIMAELQRIASHLIAAGTYGLDIGAFTPFLYMFRERERILDLFEMTCGARLLYNYMWVGGVSHDLPPGFIDKAKDFCQYFKPKIKEYNDLLSYNEIFIKRTANVGILPKDVAISYGCSGPVLRGSGVNFDLRRDDPYSVYHKFDWQPEIGKGEVGTVGDCWDRYMVRIREMEQSINIVEQALNQIPEGNVASAIPKRIRPNPGDVYVRTESARGELGFYVISDGSGKPYRIKARSPSFVNLSVIPEISRGGMIADLVAIAGSLDIVLGEVDR; this comes from the coding sequence ATGGCTGAAATTTTAGAAGAATCAATTAAAACATCTACCGGCTCAACCCTTCGAAGAGAAGAGATGGTTATAAATATGGGACCCCAGCATCCGTCAACTCACGGTGTGTTGCGGCTCGAGGTTGTGGTTGATGGAGAAATTGTCGTTGATGTTATTCCGCACATCGGTTACCTTCATCGTTGTTTCGAAAAGCATGCAGAAAACATGACCGGATATCAACAAGTGGTCCCTTATGTTGATCGCATGGATTATTGCGCGGCGATGAACATGGATTTTGGTTACGTGCTAGCCGTTGAAAAACTTCTCGGAATTCAAGTGCCGGAGCGAGTTGAATATATTCGGGTTATAATGGCTGAACTGCAAAGAATCGCCTCGCATCTGATTGCCGCAGGAACATACGGGCTTGATATAGGCGCATTCACACCTTTTCTTTATATGTTTCGGGAACGGGAAAGAATTTTAGATCTATTTGAAATGACATGCGGTGCCCGGCTTCTTTACAATTATATGTGGGTTGGAGGTGTTTCGCATGATCTTCCTCCCGGATTCATCGATAAAGCGAAAGATTTTTGCCAATACTTCAAACCAAAAATAAAAGAGTACAACGATCTTTTAAGTTATAACGAAATTTTTATTAAACGAACTGCTAATGTCGGGATTCTCCCAAAAGATGTCGCGATCTCTTACGGTTGCTCGGGACCAGTGCTTCGCGGTTCAGGTGTCAACTTCGATCTTCGTCGCGATGATCCGTATTCGGTATATCATAAATTCGATTGGCAACCGGAAATCGGCAAAGGTGAAGTCGGTACTGTTGGCGATTGCTGGGATAGATATATGGTGCGAATTCGTGAGATGGAACAGAGCATCAATATTGTTGAACAAGCACTCAACCAAATTCCGGAAGGAAACGTCGCATCCGCAATTCCTAAACGCATCAGACCTAATCCGGGCGATGTTTATGTTCGAACCGAATCGGCTAGAGGCGAATTAGGATTTTATGTGATCAGCGATGGAAGCGGTAAACCATATCGTATCAAAGCTCGATCCCCATCGTTTGTGAACCTCAGTGTGATTCCGGAAATTTCCCGCGGCGGTATGATTGCAGACCTCGTTGCGATTGCCGGAAGTCTTGACATCGTGTTAGGAGAGGTCGATAGGTAA